Proteins co-encoded in one Kutzneria chonburiensis genomic window:
- a CDS encoding GH92 family glycosyl hydrolase: MRRLWLLLLSTALIAGLTATVPAVASAAGATDFSSSFEAGQPQPNWTDTVETDASGTPRASGVNGADATTIPGNVDDKVVDVQANAENDGAGEVKENLVDGNVNTKWLTFTSTGWAQFQLSEPIAIVQYALASANDAPGRDPQNWTLSGSQDGKSWTTLDTQTGQSFESRQQTKSYPLANTTAYLYYRLDITQNHGDPIVQLAEVQLIEKVGDTPPAPTMRSFAGKGPTGGYNSKANVGFTGVRSFRYAGSHLGDGHAYSYNKIFDVDLAVAKDTQLSYQIFPDLIGDDAQYTSTYAAVDLAFSDGTYLSRLGALDQHGFTLSPQGQGASKSLYTNQWNHIASTIGTVAAGKTIKRILIGYDKPTGPGAFGGWIDDISIAGNPAQPSHTHLSDYVSTVRGTNASGSFSRGNNFPATAVPHGFNFWTPMTNGGSQDWIYQYAKNNNAQNLTPVQSFAVSHEPSPWMGDRQTFQVMPGTAASADRGGRALYFSHNDEIAQPDYYSVKFQNGMRTEITPTDHAAMFRFTFTGDQSVVDFDNVNNNGGLTLDPADGVATGYSDVRSGLSTGATRMFVYATFDKPVTAGAKITGTGRDNVTGYFQFDTGADKTVTMRIATSLISVDQAKKNLEQEISGSDTFDAVRARAQQAWDKQLGVITVDGASQDQLVTLYSNLYRLFLYPNEAYENTGTTASPKYQYASPVSPLVGANTPTQTGAKISDGTMYVNNGFWDTARTTWPAYSLLTPSMEGKMIDGFVNQYKDGGWTSRWSSPGYADLMTGTSSDVAFADAFVKGINNFDVQAAYDAAVKNATVAPTSSGVGRKGLDTSNFLGYTSTATGEGFSWAMEGYVNDYGIAQMSKALLDKAKSNDPRRQEYADNYTYFLNRAQNYVNLFDPSVNFFQGRNPDGSEHTPAASYDPRVWGGDYTETDGWNMAFSVPQDGQGLANLYGGKDKLAAKLDTFFSTPETAKFTGSYGGVIHEMLEARDVRMGQYGGSNQPSHGILYMYDYAGQPYKTQAYVREALSRLYTGSENGQGYPGDEDNGEMSAWYIFGALGFYPLAMGSGDYAIGSPLFTKATIHLENGKSLVVNAPKNNAKNVYVQGLKVNGKAYAKTSLPSSLLAAGGTLDFDMGPNPSKWGTGSGDAPVSITKGDAVAQPLHDLTDPKQGALFDNTSNTQSTVDGAVSVQPSDPKQPVQMYTLTSGSQAAAAPASWALKGSYDGTTWTTIDQRSGVKFTDARQTKAFSVGKAGRYNYYRLETTGTLSEVELLGKPNPVCATTIDGTVNGPLTVKGVTCVTGTVNGPVTVSPGASLYAFGGAIGGPVSASGAAAVVLLGTHVSGPVSIVGTTGETSIETARVDGPVSLTNNAGAVVTATTVGGPLACTGNTPAPADNGLADTVGGPAAGQCSTLTT, translated from the coding sequence ATGAGACGACTGTGGTTACTGCTGCTCAGCACGGCATTGATAGCAGGGCTCACAGCAACTGTCCCAGCGGTGGCGTCCGCCGCGGGCGCCACCGATTTCTCCTCGTCTTTCGAGGCCGGCCAACCCCAGCCGAACTGGACCGACACCGTCGAAACGGACGCGTCGGGCACGCCGCGGGCCAGCGGTGTCAACGGGGCCGACGCGACGACCATTCCCGGCAACGTCGATGACAAGGTTGTCGACGTCCAGGCCAACGCGGAGAACGACGGCGCCGGCGAGGTCAAGGAGAACCTGGTCGACGGCAACGTCAACACCAAGTGGCTGACCTTCACCAGCACCGGCTGGGCCCAGTTCCAGCTGTCCGAGCCGATCGCGATCGTGCAGTACGCGCTGGCCTCGGCCAATGACGCGCCCGGCCGTGACCCGCAGAACTGGACACTGTCCGGCTCCCAGGACGGCAAGTCCTGGACGACGCTGGACACCCAGACCGGGCAGAGCTTCGAGAGCCGGCAGCAGACCAAGTCGTACCCGCTGGCCAACACCACCGCGTACCTGTACTACCGGCTGGACATCACGCAGAACCACGGCGACCCGATCGTGCAGCTGGCCGAGGTGCAGCTGATCGAGAAGGTCGGCGACACCCCGCCGGCGCCGACCATGCGCAGCTTCGCCGGCAAGGGTCCGACCGGCGGCTACAACTCCAAGGCCAACGTCGGCTTCACGGGCGTGCGCTCGTTCCGCTACGCCGGCAGCCACCTCGGCGACGGGCATGCCTACTCGTACAACAAGATCTTCGACGTCGACCTGGCCGTCGCCAAGGACACCCAGCTGTCGTACCAAATCTTCCCCGACCTGATCGGCGACGACGCCCAGTACACCAGCACGTACGCGGCGGTCGACCTGGCCTTCTCCGACGGCACCTACCTGAGCCGGCTCGGCGCGCTCGACCAGCACGGCTTCACGCTCTCGCCGCAGGGCCAGGGCGCGTCGAAGTCGTTGTACACCAACCAGTGGAACCACATCGCGTCGACGATCGGCACGGTCGCCGCCGGCAAGACGATCAAGCGCATCCTGATCGGCTACGACAAGCCGACCGGGCCGGGCGCGTTCGGCGGCTGGATCGACGACATCAGCATCGCCGGCAACCCGGCGCAGCCGAGCCACACGCACCTGAGCGACTACGTCAGCACGGTGCGCGGCACCAACGCCAGCGGCTCTTTCTCGCGTGGCAACAACTTCCCGGCCACCGCCGTGCCGCACGGCTTCAACTTCTGGACGCCGATGACCAACGGCGGCTCCCAGGACTGGATCTACCAGTACGCCAAGAACAACAACGCGCAGAACCTCACCCCGGTGCAGTCCTTCGCGGTCAGCCATGAGCCGAGCCCGTGGATGGGTGACCGGCAGACGTTCCAGGTGATGCCGGGCACCGCCGCCAGCGCCGACCGCGGCGGCCGCGCACTGTACTTCAGCCACAACGACGAGATCGCGCAGCCGGACTACTACTCGGTCAAGTTCCAGAACGGGATGCGCACCGAGATCACGCCGACCGACCACGCCGCGATGTTCCGGTTCACCTTCACCGGCGACCAGTCCGTCGTGGACTTCGACAACGTCAACAACAACGGCGGGCTGACCCTCGACCCGGCCGACGGTGTGGCCACCGGCTACTCCGACGTCCGAAGTGGACTGTCGACCGGCGCGACGCGGATGTTCGTGTACGCCACCTTCGACAAGCCGGTGACGGCGGGCGCGAAGATCACCGGCACCGGTCGGGACAACGTGACCGGCTACTTCCAGTTCGACACCGGCGCGGACAAGACCGTCACGATGCGCATCGCCACCTCGCTGATCTCCGTCGACCAGGCCAAGAAGAACCTGGAGCAGGAGATCTCGGGCAGCGACACGTTCGACGCGGTGCGGGCCCGGGCGCAGCAGGCGTGGGACAAGCAACTGGGCGTCATCACGGTCGACGGCGCCAGCCAGGACCAGCTGGTGACGCTGTACTCCAACCTGTACCGGCTTTTCCTGTACCCCAACGAGGCGTACGAGAACACCGGCACCACGGCCAGCCCCAAGTACCAGTACGCCAGCCCGGTGTCGCCGCTGGTCGGCGCGAACACGCCGACGCAGACCGGGGCCAAGATCTCCGACGGCACCATGTACGTGAACAACGGCTTCTGGGACACCGCCCGCACCACCTGGCCGGCCTACTCGCTGCTGACGCCGTCGATGGAAGGCAAGATGATCGACGGCTTCGTCAACCAGTACAAGGACGGCGGCTGGACCTCCCGCTGGTCCTCGCCCGGCTACGCCGACCTGATGACCGGCACCAGCTCGGACGTGGCCTTCGCGGACGCGTTCGTCAAGGGCATCAACAACTTCGACGTGCAGGCGGCCTACGACGCCGCGGTGAAGAACGCCACCGTCGCGCCGACCAGCTCCGGCGTCGGCCGCAAGGGGCTGGACACGTCCAACTTCCTCGGCTACACCTCGACCGCCACCGGCGAGGGCTTCTCGTGGGCGATGGAGGGCTACGTCAACGACTACGGCATCGCGCAGATGTCGAAGGCGTTGCTGGACAAGGCGAAGTCCAATGACCCGCGCCGGCAGGAGTACGCCGACAACTACACGTACTTCCTGAACCGGGCCCAGAACTACGTGAACCTGTTCGACCCGTCGGTGAACTTCTTCCAGGGCCGCAACCCCGACGGCAGCGAGCACACTCCGGCCGCGAGCTACGACCCGCGGGTGTGGGGCGGCGACTACACCGAGACCGACGGCTGGAACATGGCCTTCTCGGTGCCGCAGGACGGCCAGGGTCTGGCGAACCTGTACGGCGGCAAGGACAAGCTCGCGGCCAAGCTGGACACGTTCTTCAGCACTCCGGAGACGGCCAAGTTCACCGGCTCGTACGGTGGCGTGATCCACGAGATGCTGGAAGCGCGTGACGTGCGGATGGGCCAGTACGGCGGCAGCAACCAGCCGTCGCACGGGATTCTCTACATGTACGACTACGCCGGTCAGCCGTACAAGACGCAGGCGTACGTGCGGGAGGCGTTGTCGCGGCTGTACACCGGCAGCGAGAACGGCCAGGGCTACCCGGGCGACGAGGACAACGGCGAGATGTCCGCGTGGTACATCTTCGGCGCGCTGGGCTTCTACCCGCTGGCCATGGGCAGCGGCGACTACGCGATCGGCTCCCCGCTGTTCACCAAGGCGACCATCCACCTGGAGAACGGCAAGTCGCTGGTCGTCAACGCGCCCAAGAACAACGCCAAGAACGTGTACGTGCAGGGGCTGAAGGTCAACGGCAAGGCGTACGCCAAGACGTCGCTGCCCAGCAGCCTGCTGGCCGCCGGCGGCACGCTCGACTTCGACATGGGCCCCAACCCGTCGAAGTGGGGCACCGGCTCTGGCGACGCGCCGGTGTCGATCACCAAGGGCGACGCCGTGGCGCAGCCGTTGCACGACCTGACCGATCCCAAGCAGGGGGCGCTGTTCGACAACACGTCGAACACGCAGTCCACTGTGGACGGCGCGGTGTCGGTGCAGCCGTCCGACCCGAAGCAGCCGGTGCAGATGTACACGCTGACGTCGGGTTCGCAGGCCGCTGCCGCGCCTGCTTCGTGGGCACTGAAGGGTTCCTACGACGGCACCACGTGGACGACGATCGACCAGCGGTCCGGGGTCAAGTTCACGGATGCGAGGCAGACCAAGGCGTTCAGCGTCGGCAAGGCCGGCCGGTACAACTACTACCGGCTGGAGACCACCGGCACACTGTCCGAAGTGGAGCTTCTCGGCAAGCCGAACCCGGTGTGCGCCACCACGATCGACGGGACCGTGAACGGGCCGTTGACCGTCAAGGGCGTGACCTGCGTGACCGGCACGGTCAACGGGCCCGTCACCGTGTCGCCCGGCGCGTCGCTGTACGCCTTCGGCGGCGCCATCGGCGGTCCGGTGTCGGCTTCGGGTGCGGCGGCCGTCGTCCTGCTCGGCACGCACGTGTCGGGTCCGGTGAGCATCGTCGGCACCACCGGTGAGACCAGCATCGAGACCGCCCGTGTCGACGGTCCGGTGTCGCTCACCAACAACGCCGGCGCGGTGGTCACCGCGACTACTGTCGGTGGTCCGCTGGCCTGCACCGGGAACACCCCGGCGCCGGCCGACAACGGCCTCGCCGACACCGTCGGCGGCCCCGCCGCCGGGCAGTGCAGCACTCTGACCACCTGA
- a CDS encoding LysR family transcriptional regulator produces the protein MDRVGTRELAYFVAVAEELHFGRAAARLGMAQPPLSRAIRQLEQRLGAELLIRNSRGVRLTEAGEVLLHEGRKALDAVEAAVRRAQRAGQVERRLVVVMKPGGDAGLLGGILEAYQGDPDALPVDVEICGIAQQAGFLRDGRADVALLHAPYDDLSGFDTEELLTQRAVAVLPRTHRLARRRSLHLADLADEILPRWPGMSGNGPEVRDTAQLMQLIVLGRMVAVLPESVRHTLRSELVAVPVLDGQLTHVVLAWPERSRSRAVAAFVRAAVAVAEEGSAVAMSAGS, from the coding sequence ATGGATCGGGTGGGGACGCGGGAGCTGGCGTACTTCGTGGCGGTGGCCGAGGAGCTGCACTTCGGACGGGCGGCGGCGCGGCTTGGCATGGCGCAGCCGCCGCTGTCGCGGGCGATCCGGCAGCTGGAGCAGCGGCTCGGGGCGGAGCTGCTGATCCGGAACAGCCGTGGTGTGCGGCTGACCGAGGCGGGGGAGGTGCTGCTGCACGAGGGCCGCAAGGCGCTGGACGCGGTGGAGGCGGCGGTGCGGCGGGCGCAGCGGGCGGGCCAGGTGGAGCGGCGGCTGGTGGTGGTGATGAAGCCGGGCGGTGACGCAGGGCTGCTGGGCGGGATTCTCGAGGCGTACCAAGGAGATCCGGACGCGCTGCCGGTGGACGTGGAGATCTGCGGCATCGCGCAGCAGGCCGGTTTCCTGCGGGACGGCCGGGCGGACGTGGCGCTGCTACATGCGCCTTACGACGACCTGAGTGGGTTCGACACCGAGGAGCTGCTGACCCAACGCGCGGTCGCCGTCCTGCCCCGGACGCACCGCCTGGCCCGGCGGCGCAGTCTGCACCTGGCCGACCTCGCCGACGAGATCCTGCCCCGCTGGCCCGGGATGAGCGGCAACGGCCCGGAGGTCCGCGACACCGCCCAGTTGATGCAGCTCATCGTGCTCGGCCGGATGGTCGCCGTGCTGCCGGAGTCGGTGCGCCATACCCTCCGGTCGGAGCTGGTGGCCGTCCCGGTCCTCGACGGCCAGCTCACGCACGTGGTCTTGGCCTGGCCCGAGCGTTCCCGCTCTCGTGCGGTGGCGGCATTCGTGCGGGCCGCCGTGGCAGTGGCCGAGGAAGGCTCGGCTGTGGCCATGTCGGCCGGGAGCTAG
- a CDS encoding acyl-CoA dehydrogenase family protein, with amino-acid sequence MVNDLVARARELAPLLAEQAAETERSGDVVHAGALAEAGMFSVFAPGKQVELATAVEVFAALGRGCGSSAWVAMILSAGCALTALLDDEVRAEVWGDNPLTAVASVMAPTSTAERVPGGWRVSGQWRPASGVRHAQWVLLGVPVGGGPVQALVPTRETRIVHTWSVSGMQGTASDTVVAENVFVPERRMLSLARATVAGYAAERPDVPWSSVPIWALLPMIGIGPVLGMADAALGHAIDLVRRRGPIIGTEYRRAVDSPAVQVAVARASGLIDGARLHVDRSVRDLTAAMHSRSGPDATVSARIRMDADIVSKNVRQAVALLLDVTGAGAFASSAPLQRVWRDLEVSCRHRIFVPDNGRESYGRALLGLG; translated from the coding sequence GTGGTGAACGATCTTGTTGCGCGCGCACGCGAACTGGCGCCGCTGTTGGCCGAGCAGGCAGCCGAGACCGAGCGGTCCGGTGACGTCGTGCATGCCGGCGCGTTGGCCGAGGCCGGGATGTTTTCCGTGTTCGCACCGGGTAAGCAGGTCGAGTTGGCGACCGCCGTCGAGGTGTTCGCCGCGCTCGGCCGTGGCTGCGGGTCCAGCGCGTGGGTGGCGATGATCCTGTCCGCCGGCTGCGCGCTGACGGCCTTGCTAGATGACGAAGTACGGGCCGAAGTATGGGGTGATAATCCGCTCACCGCGGTGGCCAGCGTGATGGCCCCGACCTCGACCGCCGAGCGGGTGCCCGGCGGGTGGCGGGTTTCCGGACAGTGGCGACCGGCTTCCGGGGTGCGGCACGCCCAGTGGGTGCTGCTCGGCGTGCCCGTCGGCGGTGGGCCCGTACAGGCGCTCGTGCCGACTCGGGAGACGCGGATCGTGCACACCTGGTCCGTGAGCGGGATGCAGGGCACCGCCAGCGACACCGTGGTCGCCGAAAACGTTTTCGTGCCCGAGCGGCGGATGCTCTCGTTGGCCCGGGCCACCGTGGCCGGCTACGCCGCCGAGCGGCCCGACGTGCCGTGGTCCAGCGTGCCGATCTGGGCGTTGTTGCCGATGATCGGCATCGGTCCCGTGCTGGGCATGGCCGACGCCGCCTTGGGCCACGCCATCGACCTGGTGCGGCGGCGTGGGCCGATCATCGGCACCGAGTACCGCCGGGCCGTCGACTCCCCCGCCGTCCAGGTCGCCGTCGCCCGCGCTTCCGGCCTCATCGACGGGGCTCGCCTGCACGTCGACCGCTCCGTCCGTGATCTCACCGCCGCCATGCACTCCCGCAGCGGTCCCGACGCCACCGTCTCCGCCCGTATCCGCATGGACGCCGACATCGTCTCCAAGAACGTGCGGCAGGCCGTCGCCCTCCTCCTCGACGTCACCGGCGCCGGCGCCTTCGCCTCCTCCGCTCCGCTCCAGCGGGTGTGGCGTGACCTCGAGGTCTCCTGCCGCCATCGGATCTTCGTCCCCGACAACGGCCGTGAAAGCTACGGCCGAGCCCTCCTCGGTCTCGGCTAG